The nucleotide window TCCTCTCGGCGACGCCCAAGTCTCATTCTGACGACGATCAAAGCAGAAATTTGTATCCAGACAGGACAGCCTTGAACCCAAACAATGTTGAGCACGGCTGGCTTATGAGCTTTACTCGAAAGTGCGGGTTTGGGGGCTGTCAGCAAGGCTCAGCCTCATCCAATGATGGAGGCTACCAGAGGCGATAGATGGATGCATGGGTCCTGTTGACCCTTGCAAGTTATGTACACAGGAGCACCCCTAACTCAAGTGCCAGCATTTGTTACTTCGACATGTTGGTccagctgaagatgaaaaAAGAGACTATGATTTTTCCACGGTTCATACCATTGATTTTAAATTCCGGCCCAAAATGGTCACTCAGAAATTGGGTGAGGATGTTGCTGTCCATTAGACTGATGCACACTCAGCCACAGCCGTGGCACAATAATGTCCAAGCCTGTCCAGTGATTGTCAAGTTACAAGTGGTTGCTCACCTGCTTCTTAACTCAagttctcttccttctcaccGTGAGAGCAGACCATTATTTATACTACTCCAAgcttattttcctttttataggACCGACAAATTTCGCTCTTATAAATGATAACTCCAAGAATATTGTCATAACACTCAACAAATAGAGCTTACCCTGTAACAGCGAAATAGGTCTCGAATCACACATGTGATGATTGGCCCATATGCTTACAGCAACGCTTAATTACTCACCCGGCGTCCTTTACACACGGAGTGAGACCTTGAGGTGACTCATTTTCAAATGGAGGAGAATACTTCATACGCATAATTCAACAATAAATACCTAAGGTTAGTAGCTTGAGAATTGCTATAGTGATCTTTTAGTCTATATTCCCCACTACCTCTTGATTCACTTGCTTTGATCCACTACGTACCAAGAAAGTCCAAAGTCGCAAAAAGACCCCTCCATCCAAGTCAGGTGATTGAAGCAAttgcccctccccctccctcctGGGTTATCAACACCGATAAAAATTCCACCTTTAGGCTCAACCAGATTGAACAAATATCGTACCATCGCGAATTTCCAAGATGTTGGACATTGAGGATTTCATTGAGGAGCGCGGCGGAAACCCTGAGAAGATTCGAGAGAGTCAGCGCCGCCGACATGCTCCTGTAGAGCTGGTTGACGAGGTTATTGCCCTTTGGCAAGACGCGCGCAAGAGTGAGTCATTGGATATCTACACAGTTTTAATGATCTCTTTGAGCCAGCTAACATCTTGAAAGCTCAGTATGGAGTTACGCAGATCGGCACACAAATAAACGGCGTTCAAAAGGAGATTGGCCTCAAGAAACGAGCCAAGGAGGATGCGACCGAGCTACTgaagcagaaggaggagttgacagagaagaagaagatccaagAGGAGCTTGCGGCAGCGAAGAATGCTGAACTCAAAGTCAAGGCAAAGCTCGTCGGAAACTACGTGCACGACTCCGTCCACGTCAGCGACAACGAAGACAACAACACAATCGAGCGAACCTGGGAGCCCGAGACTTTCGATAAGACCAAGCAAGCTGCTCTTTCCCACCACGACGTGCTGCTGCGACTTGGAGGATACGACCCGGTTCGAGGAGTCAAGTTGGTCGGCCACCGAGGTTACTGCTTGACTGGCTACGGCATGTTCCTGTAAGTCAGAAGGGCTTAGAGGGCGACAACGATGTCTGACAATGACAGGAACCTTGCACTCGTCAACTATGCCACAgccttcctcttcaacaagggTATGTAACCTTATAACCAAATGATCATGCGCCGTTAACGAAATCTGTGCTGCAGGCTACACCCCTAACCAACCACCCTTCATGCTCAACCGCGACCAGATGGCCAAGACTGCACAGCTCTCTCAATTTGACGAGGAGCTTTACCGTGTTTCCGAAGGACCTACACCTTCCGAGTCGGATCGATACCTCATTGCCACCAGCGAGCAGCCCCTTTCCGCGCTTCATGCCGAGGAGTGGATCCAGCCCTCTGAGCTCCCTATCAAGTACTGCGGTTACAGCACTTGCTTCCGAAAGGAGGCCGGTAGCCACGGTCGTGATGCCTGGGGTGTGTTCCGCGTGCATCAgtttgagaaggttgagcAGTTTGTACTCTGTGGCCCCGATGACAGCTGGGGCCAGTTTGACCAAATGATGGCCAACTCCGAGGAGTTTTACAAGTCCCTTGGACTTCCCTACCAGGTCGTGGGTATCGTCACGGGTGCGTTGAACAAcgctgctgccaagaagtACGACTTGGAGGCATGGTTCCCCTTTCAGAAGGAATACAAGGAGCTTGTTTCTTGCTCCAACTGCACAGACTACCAGACCAGAGAGCTCGAGATTCGCCATGGttccaagaagggcaagcagATCGTTGGTGGTGGAAAGAAGGAGTATGTCCATGCTCTGAACGCTGTAAGTCTTGGGATGATCCCCGCGCATGTTGAGGCCATATCGCTAATTCATCTTTACAGACTCTCTGTGCTACTGAGCGAACACTGTGCTGCATTCTTGAGAACTACCAAACGGAGGAAGGTCTCGTTGTGCCCGAGGTCTTACGAAAGTATATTCCTGGCGAGCCTGAGTTTTTGCCTTTCATCAAGGAGACCCCCAAGGAAGCAGAGAAGATcgaaaagaaggagagcggcaagaaggagaagaccCTTCCTGTTCGTGAGACCAAGGCGTAAATGCATGCATTCTGTTAAGGTGAATGGGATGTtatagaggaagaagatgtgtTATATTTTCGTTGATACAGCACCTGATGGGAATTCAGTAGAAATCAACAaaaatcatcaacaagataGCAGGGCAGCTTAACAAATTGGACGAATCTATGTTTGTCCAACATGTTGGTGCTTGTCTGTAAACAAGCCTTCGATGAGAGCTTGAAGTCGGGTCGGAAGAGGCTATCTCCGAAGTTCCGTGGCACTGAACAAACAGACAAGTTCGGCCAGAAGCGCTAGCTCACGGATCGTTGAGCCCTTTCCCCGCCCCCTGTCAAACGACACCGGTCCTCTCCGTGATCAAGACGGAGGTGGGTACCGTTTTGGCATTCAATCTGCCGGTCTCGTTGTGGAAGTGCCATGGCGCAATAGTGGCACCATCAGCGATCGAGTGTCCGGAGCTCTATGACATCGCTATGAAGAAAGATAATGTATCCTTATATATGCTGTACAGGACGCAGGCAAAGGAATTTGTTACTGGGCGCGTAGAAATTCATTCCACCCGAACTTAGTGGCGGtgataggtacctagttacGGTACGGTGCGGCCGCATCATATCAATACTGTGATGTACTCGGAAACGGCCCCACCGTAATGCTTCTGCCGGAGACGCCTCCTGGCCTCCTTTTCATCACCAGAGCAGGAGGCGCCTGTGAGTGGGTGAAATTGTCGGCCGGGCACGGAGGGTGGGTGCCGCATGTCTCTGTGAGAGGGTGAAAGTAGAGATTACCCAAATGTTGCTCCGATAACGAAGCCGTTCTGTCCTGTGGACATTGGCATTGGAGGGAGACTCGAAAGCTGGTGCCGCTGGGCGGAGTGGAGGTAACAGTCCCGACGATACCTGGACCATGTCCGGCCACATCCATTCATTGTGATCCGGAAGTGCCACAGGACATGTCAAGTACGGGGCCAGAGGGGATAAGGCGATTCTGACCACTTATCCAAAGGCCCGTGTGTGTGATGAAAATAGGGCTGTCAAAGGGAAACATGATCTTCTTATTGCTCCTTCATGCGCCGACGAGGTAGGCTGCCACAAGGAGGGGAAGAGAGTGGAGGGTACTGACAGCCCCGGGTCTCGCTCAGATCATTATTTGCCGGCCCGGAACCAATGAAGGGTTGTAAAGTGCACAAATAAGACATCGTCGCCATTATCTGTATGCATACAAAAGCGAGTGACATGGGAAAAGGGTGAGTGAATGCCATAAAGATATAACTGCGGGATATTGAGGCTCCAAAGGTCGAGCCTTAGTGGTCACCACGACTGAGAACAAAGGAATAGGCCATGGACGGCATGGCGGCGGCTATTGGAGCCACTTGGTGTCATTACAGGTGTAACGCTGTAGCAGAACAGCTCGTGTTTTGCGGTGACACCAAATGGCTGAGCTTCACACGTACTTTCGATATTGACTATAGCGTATGGATACAGGAGAGGACAGCGACGTAGTAGGGCGTCTGCTTGTCCTACCTGGAGAAAGCTAGGTGATCTCTTTCGCACTTCGGAATGATGATTGACCGGTCAGCAGTTTAAGCACCAACAAGTATTCTTTGAGAGGGGAATTGGATATTATTCAAAGGTCTGACTCCAGGCTCAGAGGGCAAAGCAATGGACAAGCCCCAGGTCTGACATCAAGTTTGTGTGCACTGTGGTGGATGTCCGGGGAACAACATCGGCGGTGAATAGCGAATCTTATTAGGGGAAAACCTCGGGCGATTCGGCCTGGGGGAAGGGGAAATGAAAACCACTAGGCCCCGGTGACGGCGCGAATAAAATCGGCATCGCCACCAGCTTTTACGGGTTTCACAACCTTGGAGTTCGGGCGAGGAAACAAGAACTGTGTTTCTTAAATGAACGCACGTCTTCTCTTTATACAAAGGTCGATATGTGATGATCGGAGGGACATGAAGCTTAATCAATGCTGGATGGACTCCGACGTTACCGATACCCCGGATATACCGATGCTTGGGGCGCGTCGCCAAAACAACCGAAAAACGACCCATCTCTGCCCTGCAGACGATGATGCCGCTGATGCACCGCGGTTACATCAACCAAGCTGTCTTTCAAATGACAGGCTCATTGTGATCCGTCCTGGGGATTCTGGGGACAGGTAGTCAGATCGAAGCGACTGTGATGAAACCTCGCAACAATTTCATGCGTCGGTCGACCTGCGCAGGACGGTGTGACATGCGTCTACAGCAGGTACGTACCTTGTTCCTGGCCGCGATTTGAATACCTTATTTGCGCCCGCGTTTTGGCTGCTTGCTTGTTCCTTTGTTTCGATCCCGTAGGTGGCCCCGCTACCGTTTAAAACGTCGGCGTATGGAGCCCGGAAGCTGGATGAGATGTTTATGACCAGACCATCTTTGTCAAGAAGAGAATGTGAAGGCCTGAGAGAGCCCCCTGCTATCTACTCACGAATACTTTTCATCGTTTACTTGATGCGTTGCGCCTCTATTTATATACCCAGTTAGACTTCTCAGTCATTGTAGTGATTGCACGGCAATGACACTACGGCCCTCTTGAAAACCCGATGCCGAAGAGGCCGTAGCGCTGAGTTTGGTTCGCGGTACGGGCAGCGGCCGAGCATGATTTCCAAGCTTCATTTCCATGGGGGGTTACAATAAAATAGCTACACCTTGAATGATACCTGTTGAAACGCGATGTTTTGTTCATCTTCGATGCTCCTCAGGCATGGGCTCGATACATAGACGCTGTAATGTATGACGCGCACCTATGTGTTATTCTTGTCTTTCGGATAGAGCTCAGTTGATTTACAGCTATGCCCTCAGTGATGGAAAGGCCTGTAACGTTCGGGTGTGGATTTCTTTCAACCTCTGCCCTGTCGGTTTACGACCCACACACCCCCGTGGCTCTCCTCCGTTTCCCGTTCTCCGTCCCCCGtttcttctgcctcttttgttgatgatgttcctGCCTTTGTCTTCAGGCTGTCCTGTCCGCTCGCTTTGTCGCCCTCTCGTGcttttgccttgccttgccttgccagTCACCTCCgcttcctccgcctccttctcctcttcatttCCACTACCTCCCATCTTGCCCCATACACGCGATATTTTTTTGTGAAAGGTCTTGTTTCTACTGTTCGATAGTAGTCTGAGACTGTTATTCTCATTTTTCTCCTGTTGTCTGGACATTGTGTGCGAATTGCCTGGACAGCCGGACTTAGGTAGAGGCTCTCCGACCCAATTTGATCGCCCCGGGGCTTGGGTCATCTCCTTCATCCGATCGCACGGCGCCGCCATTTCGGTTGTTTTCGCCTACCAACTTTCCTAACGAGTGCGTAAGCTATTCCTTCTGTTGAACTCGCTGCAGCAACAGACTTTTTGTCTTGCTTTTCTCTTCAATTTTTACCACTTTCTATGTGGAAGTCGTGGTAGTGGGCTCCCGCCTTATTCAGCCGCCCGAAAATCCCCCAAATTCGCGCGTGCCTTCCGTTCGGCCTCGCTTGCCTCCTCCTTCCTCACACGGGGCCCTCCGGTCCTCTGCCGTTATTTTCACACGGAGTCCACCCCGAGAATTTCTTCCTTTCATCAACCATTTTTGCTGCCATTCCaccatcctcagcagcatTCACTTACCAGTACCCTTACAGCCGTCAATCGTTCCTCAGACTCACAATTCCAATAGTCTGCCGCCGCCGACAATGTCGTCTGGCGTTGTACGCTCTACCGCCCTCAGGGCTGGAGGTGCTTGCGTGCGCTGTCGCAAAGGCAAGACAAAATGCGTCTATGAAAATGGTAGAGCACCATGCAAGAACTGCGCAAAGGGAATGCATGACTGCTATCTGCCTTCAGAGAGCATGGCTCATCACCACGGCCAAAGCCCAGCGCGACACGCCAATCCTCATCGGCCACCTCGCGACAGTCTTCCTGCTGCAGGACCTGGCGTTGTTGCTGAAACGCGACAGCCCGTGGTAGGCTCCAGTGCTGCTCGTCATGTCCAGACAGGTTCTGATAAGTAAGTTGTCCATTTCCGTTGGTGTTATTGTTTCTGTCCTATTTCTTCTGCCGTTGCTATTCTCCGACATCCTATTTCCCCACACTCGGATCTTATCACAGCCCTCACTCTCGCGCGTCAGCATAGACAGCTCCGACAAATGCGGCATCTTCCAGTTGTCTTGTCAAACTGCTCCGGGTGGATCGGCAGACGAGTCATCTTGGCCTCGCTTCCCTGTCTCGTCTCATCATGAGACTTTGGCACACTCAggcttcttcgtcttgtcCGAGTGGCTAGCCGCCCACTCGACATGCCTCCATCAGCCCCTTAGCCGGCCCCCGTATCCCTGCCCTGCTTCCCATTTCTCATTACCACACCCGCGCCCGCGTTTCTTTGGTTGCTCTCCCCGATCTCGCGACCCACTTTATCGCCGTCGGCTTACGGGGAGCCCCCGAGaattctcatcaaagtcttc belongs to Fusarium musae strain F31 chromosome 9, whole genome shotgun sequence and includes:
- a CDS encoding hypothetical protein (EggNog:ENOG41), yielding MLDIEDFIEERGGNPEKIRESQRRRHAPVELVDEVIALWQDARKTQYGVTQIGTQINGVQKEIGLKKRAKEDATELLKQKEELTEKKKIQEELAAAKNAELKVKAKLVGNYVHDSVHVSDNEDNNTIERTWEPETFDKTKQAALSHHDVLLRLGGYDPVRGVKLVGHRGYCLTGYGMFLNLALVNYATAFLFNKGYTPNQPPFMLNRDQMAKTAQLSQFDEELYRVSEGPTPSESDRYLIATSEQPLSALHAEEWIQPSELPIKYCGYSTCFRKEAGSHGRDAWGVFRVHQFEKVEQFVLCGPDDSWGQFDQMMANSEEFYKSLGLPYQVVGIVTGALNNAAAKKYDLEAWFPFQKEYKELVSCSNCTDYQTRELEIRHGSKKGKQIVGGGKKEYVHALNATLCATERTLCCILENYQTEEGLVVPEVLRKYIPGEPEFLPFIKETPKEAEKIEKKESGKKEKTLPVRETKA